In Hemicordylus capensis ecotype Gifberg chromosome 3, rHemCap1.1.pri, whole genome shotgun sequence, one DNA window encodes the following:
- the POU4F1 gene encoding POU domain, class 4, transcription factor 1: MMSMNSKQPHFAMHPTLPEHKYPSLHSSSEAIRRACLPTPPLQSNIFASLDETLLARAEALAAVDIAVSQGKSHPFKPDATYHTMNSVPCTSTSTVPLGHHHHHHHHHHHQALEPGDLLEHITSPSLALMTGGGGHEGAAGGGAGGGGGGGGGGGGGGGGLISTSAHPHSHMHSLGHLAHPAAAAAMNMPSGLPHPGLVAAHHGGAAGQAAAAAAAAVGAAGLASICDSDTDPRELEAFAERFKQRRIKLGVTQADVGSALANLKIPGVGSLSQSTICRFESLTLSHNNMIALKPILQAWLEEAEGAQREKMNKPELFNGGEKKRKRTSIAAPEKRSLEAYFAVQPRPSSEKIAAIAEKLDLKKNVVRVWFCNQRQKQKRMKFSATY; this comes from the exons ATGATGTCCATGAACAGCAAGCAGCCCCACTTCGCCATGCACCCCACTCTCCCCGAGCACAAGTACCCGTCGCTGCACTCCAGCTCGGAAGCAATAAGGAGAGCGTGTCTCCCAACTCCGCCG CTACAGAGCAATATCTTCGCCAGCCTGGACGAGACGCTGCTGGCGCGGGCCGAGGCTCTGGCGGCGGTGGACATCGCTGTGTCGCAGGGCAAGAGCCACCCGTTCAAGCCGGACGCCACCTACCACACCATGAACAGCGTGCCGTGCACCTCCACCTCCACCGTGCCGCTGgggcaccaccatcaccaccaccaccatcaccaccaccaggcgCTGGAGCCGGGGGACCTGCTGGAGCACATCACCTCGCCCTCGCTGGCGCTTATGACCGGCGGCGGGGGCCACGAAGGGGCGGCCGGCGGGGGCGCAGGAGGCGGCGGAGgtggcggaggaggcggcggaggcggcggcggggggctgATCTCCACCTCCGCACACCCGCACTCTCACATGCACAGCCTGGGCCACCTGGCGCACCCGGCCGCCGCCGCGGCCATGAACATGCCTTCGGGGCTGCCGCACCCGGGGCTGGTGGCGGCTCACCACGGCGGCGCGGCGGgccaagcggcggcggcggcagcggcggcggtgggcgcggcCGGCCTGGCCTCCATCTGCGACTCGGACACGGACCCGCGCGAGCTGGAGGCCTTCGCCGAGCGCTTCAAGCAGCGGCGCATCAAGCTGGGCGTGACGCAGGCCGACGTGGGCTCGGCGCTGGCCAACCTCAAGATCCCCGGCGTGGGCTCGCTGAGCCAGAGCACCATCTGCCGCTTCGAGTCGCTCACGCTGTCGCACAACAACATGATCGCGCTCAAGCCCATCCTGCAGGCCTGGCTGGAGGAGGCCGAGGGCGCCCAGCGCGAGAAAATGAACAAGCCCGAGCTTTTCAACGGGGGCGAGAAGAAGCGCAAGCGGACTTCCATCGCGGCGCCGGAGAAGCGCTCCCTCGAGGCGTACTTCGCTGTCCAGCCACGGCCCTCCTCGGAGAAGATCGCAGCCATCGCTGAGAAATTGGACCTCAAAAAGAACGTGGTGCGGGTTTGGTTTTGCAACCAGAGACAGAAGCAAAAAAGGATGAAATTTTCCGCCACGTactaa